From Malaya genurostris strain Urasoe2022 chromosome 2, Malgen_1.1, whole genome shotgun sequence:
tttaAAGACACAAGCACATAAAAATAGTACTACATATCATTAAATTTTacaatatataaaacatttttataaagggaacgaagaggttagagcaaataaaaagcaaccaaaTAAGCAAATTTAGTTTCTCTTCCGAATGATGTGAcacgatcacaaacattttccttatTATTCAAGTAATAACAAttattcgaaagtggtaaagtatagcacatttcacattgtagtaaattagtctaaaaattttagtaactttgctaagaaatatgaacgattaCAGAGACGAGTTACGGGGATAACAGAATAAAGTTCtatatcataagatatttctagcaaattttcaAGTAGTGTTCGGTTTCCCCACCGTAACtgttgacagaaagcagatagcgccatttcgacaaatgtcgtgtgtgtaatagcagcacgttctttttatgccaaataccaaagcaaacacacgcttttactttttgctgcgctcaaaacaagttttaattgcgtgaaaatcaaaacaaaagttttctatcacattTTTTATAGCATCATacattgaaaagcatcaatcaaATAGGTGGGTGGATTGAATAATCATGAGgtgaatcgatctatttcgtgatttaatatcagatgctatcaaaattttcgcaaccaaaatttttcttcgttattttcaaaatgtctaacgatttcggttaccggcacccctagTTGTTCACTTACCggtaccccatttttttcgacaaatcgcgaaaaattgtcagtgatatgcagagatgccaagtctgcaaatttgtctgtaaattatcaaatttcttaattaacaattggcgcgatcttttttgtttttgctagctaaacttattttattacctggcatctcgtaagtaaaaactttggttctctggttctgttagccatggcctttttaaaacaaatcgtccaagtcaaggaaaataaaCTTTATGCACTGTTTAATACCATTAAACATTGCTTAGTGGATAAAAAGCCAAAAAATTCGACTGAAGCAATGTATTCATTCtcgcgaagccggtggaagaccgaccaaatcaacaccaaagacgtcacattccaaatcaTCGGCGAAGAGAATCAATGCGAAGTTattatcagacaatgaagactttggtCCAAAAAACCTCCTAAAGGAAcaaattccgttttttctttaaataattgcagtctttactattattttttaatttttagttagatttcttggggtgccggtaaccggacACCTTTCTCGAAATGgccaaaacttatcactttactaaattgataataacatttttttaattgattgaatcaacttagtttctcattcagttgttagctaaggactttagcttttcattgatgtatatatgtccgcataatgtggcCTTAATCGGAAGTTATAAGCTTGAAAGAAAAGCGTGCCGGTAATAGAGCACTCTCCCCTATTTTttccagttgccaaaatattaGGAAGGCATGGCCACTTCAATAAATCTTTTGGAGGGGCAAAAAGTGCCCACACTTATCTTTAACGAAATAAATTTGACGGGAGCAAAAATTCTCCACTCTCGCACACTCGCTTACTACGATTCTTCTACCAAGAACCGggtaaaaacatttgtttcggAAGAACTGGTTAAATTttaatccggtttttgcattcaatttttttttgtctggtaCTTGTCAACAAGACGATAACAAACAATTTTTGCTTTTCAAAATCCGTGTCCGGTTTTTACATACAATGTTTTTATACGGGTTTCACattcaaaactattcaaatgggttttccaaactaagttgaacttatccgattttttcaTACAGCCATTCATGCAAGGACATCATATTCCCAAGATATTAGGCTCTCACATTTTACGAATAAATCATAAACGAcatacttttttgcgagcatggcgcccccaGTCGAGTCTACATCGAACTGTGTGAAGATACCAGCACAGCACACCTATACATTCgacatatgttgaatgtgataccgtACGATGGCGTTGCGGAACTGAAGACTGTTTCGCCCTAAGCTGACAGGCTCTGCGTTCATGtaagctttgtggatatctttgcgcgGGAAGAATTTGCTTCTGACTGCCGGCAAATCTAACACATCATTGGCCATTTTTATTTGGTTTCTATTTGTAAAAGCCAAAACTATATTAGATGAGATGTACCGAACAATGTGTTACCCAGACTAAATCGTTTGCTTGTATTTATCTGATCATATGCAGATCGTACGGATCGAAACCGGCCCCGATGGTCCCCCTCCAATTACCATCAGCACTTCTCAGCGACAATCGGCGTTTGCATATGGCGAAGAAGCAGTGGACCAATTCCACACCCTCTCCGAAGTGGATTTCCAACAGTTGCAGTTCCAAAGACTAATCAGTAAGTATGATGAGTTTACCGCTGCGCCCACGAGTAATTCGCTTCTGATCAATGGGTAAAGACATATACGAAGCGaagttatttttgtatataatgtCAAAAAAAACTTACAAAATACGAAACTGTAATTGCAGACGAACGGTGCGTTTCTCTTTTAAACGAGTTCATCCACACGACGGCCGTTTCCGTTTCGAGGCAACTGACCGAAACtgacaatttgctgatgaaatCACAGGTAAAGAGACGCACATCTCGTTTCATTACAGATCGCGAAAACAACGGAACATTGGAAAACGAACGGCATAATGATAGTGTGTGTCATTTGCTGACGCCTTTCTTCAATGTTTTattcatatgttttttttcattctcgtgGATTTTGATCAACCAACTTGAAATGCGCCGCTAATATTTGATCGTTCCTCTTCGCTCATCCACAGATAATACTGCAAAATACAACAATAGCTGTAAAAAAGATCAATGAATCAACAGAACAAGTGGCGTCTAAACTACAGGATACGCTATCGTCAAGCTTTATTCCTAGCATCAGAGTTGAATGATAATATTGAGTTGCAATAAAATATTGTGTTTATAACAACagcgatttttttattgaagcaAAAATAATTGTAATAAAACAACAGaatcaaatataaaaatttaacaaaaattggacttCATCAAAAATGGAACTGTGTACTTTTCATTCAATGAAGATTAttaagatttttatttattttaaaattttagaaaGAATATTTCATATAAATGAACATCTGATTTGTCGTTCTACCCCTCGTTTTGcttttatcatatagaaagattatgcaattacTGTAAGAACTAAAttatgaaccgaggcccggagggccgattgtcttataccattcgactcagtgcgTCACGAGTactaaatgtatgtgtgtgtatgtaacgttttttttttgccctaaattttctaggagatggctgaacctattttcaaaaacttagattcaaatggagttCTTGAATtgtgtttggatctgacttacggttccggaattaaagtacaaaaaaatgaaaatatgtgttctaacttttctcggagatgggtggattgattttcacaaaattagattcaaatgaaaggtcttatggtcccataaaacATTCCTCTTGAGTagtcttccggttctggaattacaggatgattagtgtaaaaattattgcaactacggaagaagaagacacAACACCGCCTATGCGAACGAAGTACGccgttcaatttcgtacacgcagtaaagaaaacgaaacccaACACCGAAGCTCGGTTTCGAAAACACAAGCGAGTCCATCAGCACCGAGCATACTTGGGcccgaatataaaataatgaacgATTTTGTCCACAGCACAGTATGCACAAATTTTTCCTAAGCTACTTCCGCTTGTTGGTCAATAACAGCCAAACGATTTTTCCTTATCGCATTGCCGTAGCCAACACGTGGCGCTCTGAAATCGAGCACTTTGCCTtgtgcaccgaaattgcgtATATTTACAAATATCATAATATCATATAAATTCAACtttaaatttcaagtatctcttgtcgctgtgttagtgtcttttctgTGCACACGAGTAGGGGAAAGTGTTCCAATATgcgccccttaagaaaacattgagacatTGCGCCTTGGACATAATACCCCAGCAGCCGAAAAATGTGCCTCACAACGAATCAGTGGTATGCCACACAATAATCAGACATTTTGCCTTAAAACAATGATACATTATGTCTCTTTAAATGCACGTAAAGGGACTGTTTTGAGGAAATTAGTACATCAATGCAATGGCGGATTAAATGACAATCTAGCCGAAGCAAAaatttacatcgaaaagctaccaaatgatattttcagtttttgttatattttccAGCCAACGATAACTTCTAAACTTGCATATcaaaaagatcctacgaaaaaatagtgttagtgataaaacttttgtttggaaaagcCACGAATGCTTAAAAAAGGAATGGGGCGTTTAGACCAATAGCGACGATTTACAATACTTTACTCTAACTGTAAAGATTCACGACGAAAAGGCATCACTCAGTTCAGCTctaagatttgttgttctctctgtctCGTTTGGCTGTGTGAGAATTTGTATGTACACCTTCAGGaaaggcttatgcttatggcagttgaaaacgaaATGCCTTCTCAGTTGCATTGCCGAAGCAATATATTGACGAGCTATTGACAGAGATGTTACGAAATAaggttataaaaaaaattccatcgttttttaattgtattgaaaaacacaagcgaatatccattcttcaatctttagtttttacTTAGAACTGATGAAGTTTATTGCACTTTGAGTAAAGATGGAAGAGTAATAGATGAAAAGGTTAGCATTTTTATTTGCGAAAAAGTCATTTTTCAGAAAATGTTCAACATACATATTTTAAGTTGTTCCACTCGATTTTATGACCAAATAACATCGGTTTGAATAATACCGATTTATTTTGACAAAagtggatttttattatgttaaaatATCTTATTAAACTATATAAAATGAAACGGAAGGAAAAAAACGCAAAGCAAACAAGCAGAAAGTGTTTTTGctatataaatatgaaaattcTGATATGGAAGACAAGGAATGTCTCAAAAGTTGTAAAAGTTTATTTGTCAACGCTACAATGCTATGCCTCCCACGCCATACTCACCATACACTGCTCCATCCGATTACTCCAATCCATGGCGTATGACTCATCAGAGCTGTTTCAAAAACTATGAAACCACCagaatatataaaaaatcaaatttcccGAATATTTAGTACATTCTAGATAAAACTTTGTTTATTAAGGACTAAAATTAACTACTTTTTGAAACGGAATTTTATTgataaaaatatattaaaataatgaaataaaaatgaaaaatagtaAAATTTCTACATCGCAGAAAAATCTAGCacttatttttgtaatttttactgTCGACCcgaaaactattgaaaataactttgaagGCGCAGGATCGTATAGTGATATTTAGAATGTAGACGAAAAATGCTctaaaatcaaatactattgaaaaGTGACAGATCTTTCCTATCCGTTTGATACTCTAGTCGCAAAACATCATCATTCCGATATTAGATTTTGCATGGAAGTATGAAAAGAAATtttacaataccctatcttttaaaaaaatatggagAGACATTGCGCGGTCGAACGTTAATTCAATTAAATGTCTTATTATCCTATTGAATGAGGATGAAGTTTATTCGGAAACCGATTTCCAGTATaatgaaaaataacaaaaattttcgaaGCAAATAGTAAAACTATTAGGCCTGACAGCAATTAAATAATGGGTCGTAAAACTTACTGCAACTGCGACAGTCTCCAGATTTCGGGTCCggaaatgttaatgttaatgttatttcAATGGTATTGCTATTATTAACTCAAATTAAATACTAATTGAAAAAAACCATCCATTACAACTAGGTTTTTACCCAAGTATCTCTTCGCTTTTATTCCTTCAGCTGTAGTAAAGTAAGCAGTATGAATAATGATCTCAAAAAGAAAGTTGTGAGTTTAAATGTACACCCGAATCTCTAAGAACTGACACTTTCAAAAGATTTACCAGATATAGCGTAACTCCAAAGTAGTAGGTGTTTTTTGCGGACAAATGTGATAACAACATTTAGACACACTCAGAGTTAACCAATTGCGACTACACCAATTACAGAACGCGTTACAGTATAATTTCAAGCAGTTGATGAAATCGATCGAAGCACCAAGTTTATCTATTTTCGCCAGCAGAAGGGAATGATCCACACGATCGAATGCAGCTTTAAGGTCTATGTGAACTGTGTCTACAAACGAACCATCTTCCATGTTTGTATACAAAACGTAGTGAAATGGGCTAAATCGGTAGTTGTTGATATGCCCAATGTTGATCTCTTGATATGTAAGCTTTTGTTGCACGGAACAGTACGTCGCCTACTAGGATCTCGAACAGCTTCGATCGAACAcaaatggcgtttttcattgaaaaacactggtggcgttggTTGCTCTGGTttagcactttcgagcagaaatcgcaatgaaacaccgtcagaatgttgcatttctgctcgcaagtgcaaaaccagagcaatccacgtcataccagtgtttttcaatgaagaaCGGCATAAACCATGATAGTTGACATTTCGCTTATCTCCTTTTTTGTGGACGGGAAACATAACTGATTTTTTCCAGTAtgcataaataaaaaataaattgaaaaatcgattggCTGAAAATTCTTTTCAAGGGTATGCGCAATATGTACATCCGCACACTGTTTAAATACAACAGAAGGGATACCGCATCTGGTCCAGCCGACGTTGAGGACTTTATCTTTCAGAATATCTATCTTAGAAAAAACGTATGTTTCCCAAAAAGATAACACGCGAGAAACTTTTCGCAATCCATTTTCAATCTGTGTTAGATCAGCCAAGTTAGTTCTAAATACACTCAAGAAGTATTTCACAAACAAATGGCAGATTCCATTATTATTGTTACTGGTTTGTGTGAACTCCCATTTTGTGATTGGATTCCGCTGGTTAAAGAAGTGTCTAAGAGCAGCTGCTTTTTAGGTCACGTAGACGTCGATTAAATCATGGTGGATTCGGCCGAGGTCGAGGAACCGGAACATGTAATTTAAACAGTTGATTCAAAACAAACTGTAGTTTTTCAAccacaaaattgattcagtattGCTGTCCAGTCCAATGACTGCAGTGAATTGTAGAGCTCAGAAAAATCGGTCTTCGAGAAATTGTTCCAAAATCTACAAATGTAGCGAACACTCACACGCTCGAGTTCCCAAATTCCTTAACCCAACTTAGATCACTACCGTTATCGTGTGAGTGATAGCCTTCCACGTCCATTGTTATGTTTCAGACGGATGGGTCACTCACCCCGGAAAGTGTTGCACGTACTCAACCAGGATCACAACGGATTGCGTGATATGCTCCCTATGGCTGTTGGAGCTAGGAAAAAGGCTACCAATATTTGATAACGTAACTGTCAGTTCGGTTGGTATCGAGATTATGGTGACATTTGTCTCAATGCTACCTGAACTTAGTTGACTCGGCAAAGGGCCTTCTCAGACGCCATTACTATATCTGGCGCCATTGTCACCATTGACGCTATTACGCTCTATGACGTTAACGTATCCAGATTGCGAGTTAAGCCGAAGACAACCTACTACCACTCGGGAATCATCACCGGCTAGATCGGCAGCATCAGACCTACACCAACAAAAAACCCATCAAAAGCGCAAGTAGTTAAATCAATAAGTGACGTCATTAGCCATAAGTTAAATGCACAGGGAAGGGTGccgaataaattataaaaatgtTGAATGTGAAAAATTACCCTAGTTTCTATAACATGAACATATTTAGACGGACATATACTGTCCatggccggtgaaagaggtgagtTCGGTGAGTGAcaaaatatggcatagaacatagcctTCTGGAGTGGCTTAACGAATcgtacttaacgaatcgtgtacaagtagtttgcttccaaaacataatcaggaatcagaacaaattggaacAAATGGCGCGTTCCCCTGAACTCTGAACCAATGAAtttaacatctggcgtacctcaggactCTCACATAGGacctcttcttttcattttaaatataaacgacatttccttaatACTCCAAAAtctaaaagtgcttatatatgcagacgacatgaaactcttcatggaaattataaatatcaacgacgctgcacggaacgaccgaaatcagcattttcgcgaaaaattta
This genomic window contains:
- the LOC131431192 gene encoding uncharacterized protein LOC131431192; this encodes MKFKMDLCSPHIVPGEASETDEDDIDYGQIVRIETGPDGPPPITISTSQRQSAFAYGEEAVDQFHTLSEVDFQQLQFQRLINERCVSLLNEFIHTTAVSVSRQLTETDNLLMKSQIILQNTTIAVKKINESTEQVASKLQDTLSSSFIPSIRVE